DNA from Acidobacteriota bacterium:
GTCCGCTTGCCGGTCCCGGCGCCTGTCGAAGCCGCCAGCATCTTTTCCAGACGGGCTTTCAGTTCCCGCGCCCGAGGTCCTTGGGCATCTAAAAGATTGCGCTCCTCATCCGGATCCGAGTTCAGGTCGTAGAGCTCGGGCCGCGGCGCCTGAATGTATTTCCAGCCCCCCGAGACAAGTCCGACCAGCTCGGACCAGCCCCAGTTCTCCCGCGGATAAAACGTTTCCAGGTAAAGATCGGCCGGCTTCACTTTTTTCCCGTTGATGACCGGCACCAGGCTTTGACCGCAAAGTTCGCCGGGAGTTTCGATTTTCAGAAGATCGAGAACGGTGGGCATGATATCGATCAATCCGGCCGGAGCCTCCACGAACTTTCCTTCGGGAAGGCTGTCGAAAGAATGGAAAATCAGCGGCACCCGAACGACCATCTCGTAGAGGAAGATCCCATGGCCTTGTTCGACTTTTTCGCCGAACGCTTCACCGTGATCGCCGGCCACAACGACTAACGTGTTTTGCAGCCTGTTCCCGGCTTGAAGACGGTCGATCGCCTCGCCGACAAACTTGTCCATATAGGCGATCTCCCCGTCATAAGGCCTTCCCGGGAATTTTTCGCGATACTCCGGCGGCGGATCATAGGGCAGATGGGGATCGAAGAAATGGATCCAGGCGAAAAACGGTTCGGCCGCCTGATTGTCCAGCCAAGTCGAAAAAACCTGAAAGACCTCTTCGGCCCGGCGTTCGGCATGGACCTGCTTGAAGAGGGCGCCGCCCTCCAAATCGTCGTCATAGACGTCGAATCCCTGGTCCAATCCAAAACGGGAATCGACGGAAAACGATGCCGTGAAAGCGGCCGTTGTGTATCCCTTGGCCTTCAGAATTTCCGCCAGGGTGGTTTGATCAGGCGTCAGAACATAGGTTCCGTTGTTGTGGACGCCGTGCCGGAAGGGATTCAATCCGGTCATGATCGAGGCATGGGAGGGAAGGGTCAGCGGAGTCGGCGCGTAGGCGTTTCGAAAAAGAACCCCGCCGGAGGCCAGGCGATCGATGTTCGGGGTCTCGGCGCCGCCGTAGCCGTAGCAACCCAGCCGGTCGGCCCGGGTCGTATCCAGGGTTACGAGAAGAACATTCCGGCCTTCGCGGCGGGAAACGTCACGGCCGTTCCCGCTTTTCATCAAGAGGAAAACCGCACCGGTTACTAAAACGGCCGTTGCCGCAAATACAACGATATATGACCTTCTTGCCATTAAGAACCTAGATGACTTATCATACGGCTTTTTTAATCTTTCGTTTAATTGGACGTGATTCGGAATTTATTCTTCCATTTCTTTTCAAACTCCACCGCCCTCATCGAAAACATCTCCGGAATAATGGCGTTCTTATCGTTCCGGGCAATCACTTCGATATGGGCGGATACCTCAAAATCGGTTTCGGTCCGGAGATCGAAAAAATCAAGGACGGCCTGGCCCGCACCGCGGATTTTATTGACATTGCCCGCGGAAAAAATGTATAAATTCTCCGGGAAAAAAGACGGAGACCTTGAACCCTATGACGACGGGGACCGAGCCTGGGATATTTTATAATCGGGCGGTCTTTTGGATTTCGTCGTTGATGATCCTGATTTCCTCCTCCTGTAGCCGGATGTCGGACTATACCGGTGTGCCGTTCGAGAAAACCGACACGCCCGCCTGGCAAACCCAGACCATCGTCGAAATCAACCGGGAACCCGCCCGGGCCCACTTCATTCCCTACGCGACGGATGATCAGGCCCGTGAGGACGCCAAATGGACGTCTCCCTTTCTCCTCTCTCTGAACGGTCTCTGGAAATTTTACCTCGCCGACAAGCCCGCCGATCGTCCCTATTGGTTCTTCAAGGACGATTTCGACACCCGCGGGTGGGATGACATCCCCGTTCCCGCAAACTGGGAGCTTCACGGCTATAGCTATCCCATCTATCTCAACATTCGCTATCCCCACGAGGTCACCCCGCCGCGCATCCAGGACCACGACAACCCCGTCGGTTCCTACAAACGGACGTTTCGAATTCCGAAAACATGGCGCGGCAAGGAAATCTATCTTCACTTCGGGGCGGCCGGTTCGGCCCTCAACGTCTGGGTCAACGAACGCTATGTCGGCTACAGCGAGGACAGCAAGACCCCCGCCGAATTCCGCATCACGGATGCGCTCCGCAAAGGAAAAAACACGATCGCCGTCGAGGTTTTCCGCTGGTCCTCGGGCTCCTACCTGGAAGACCAGGACTTCTGGCGCATGAGCGGCATCACCCGCGACATTTTCCTGCAGGCCCGCGCTCCTCAGCATATCCGCGATTTCCGCGTTATCTCGGGACTCGATCCGGATTACCGAAACGGCCTTTTCGATTTGGACATCGAACTGGCCAACCCCGGCGGCCAACCCGCCTCTCTCCATGTCGAAGCCCGCCTCGAGCGGCACGGACGGACCGTGGAATCGTTTTCCCGTGCCGTCGACATCAAGAGCGGGCCGGCCCGGGTGTCTTTCGCGGCGACTCTGCCCGGCGTTGCCCTGTGGTCGGCCGAAACGCCCGAACTCTACGACTTGTTCATCACTCTCCTCTCCGGCGAAGGCGAAATTCTGGAAATTTTGAAACAGGATGTGGGATTCCGGACCGTCGAGATTCGTGACGGACATCTTCTGATCAACGGACGCTACGTCTATCTCAAGGGCGTCAATCTGCATGAGCACCACGACGTTACGGGACACGTCGTCGATGAAGACACGATGATCCGCGACATCCGCCTCATGAAGACCCACAATCTCAACGCCGTCCGCACGGCGCATTACCCCCAACCGGAGTTGTGGTACAAACTCTGCAACACATACGGGCTCTATCTTGTCGACGAGGCCAATATCGAATCCCACGGCATGGGTTACGGGGAAAAATCCCCGGCCAAGGACCCCTCCTGGAAAGACGCCCACCTGTTCCGGATCCGCAATATGTACGAACGGGACAAGAACCAGCCGTCCGTGATCATCTGGTCCATGGGCAACGAGGCCGGAAACGGCGTCAATTTCCATGCCGCCTATGATTATCTGAAAGGCGTCGATCCGACCCGGCCCGTTCAGTATGAACGCGCGCTCCTCGAACCCAACACGGACATCTACTGTCCGATGTATGCCCGCATCGAAGCCCTGGAAAAGTACGCCCTGACATCACCGTCGCGTCCTCTGATCCTGTGCGAATACGCCCACGCCATGGGCAACAGCGTCGGCAACCTCCAGGATTACTGGGATGTCATAGAGAAATACGACGCTCTCCAGGGAGGATTTATCTGGGACTGGGTGGACCAGGGATTGCTTTCCGAAACGCCGGAGGGAGAAAAATTCTGGGCCTACGGCGGGGACTTCGGACCCGAGGATGTCCCGTCGGACGGAAACTTCTGCATCAACGGCATCGTCAACCCCGACCGGGGCATCAAGCCGGCTCTGCACAAAGTCAAAAAAGTCTATCAGCACATCGCCTTTCTTCCCGAGAACCCGTCCGCCGGACACTTTGCGATTCGGAACAAGTACGCTTTCATCGACCTGTCGGATTTTCAATTCGAGTGGGAATTGACCGGGGACGGCCGGACCATCTCCGCCGGCATGCTGTCCGATGTGTCCGCCCCGCCCGGAGGCTCCGTATCGGTCGATGTCCCCTATCCGGACTTTGAACCGGAACCGGGAACGGAGTATTTCCTGAATCTCCGGGCCCGTCTCAAGGAAACCCGGGGTCTGATCGAGGCCGGTTGGATCGCGGCGGAAGACCAGTTTGAACTTCCGTTTCTTTTCCGAGTCCCGGCCGCCGCGACTCCGTCAATGCCTCCCATCTCCCTTCACCGGACCGAAGATCTCTTCGCTGTCACCGGCGAGGATTTCGCGGTTTTCTTCTATACGGACGCGGCCATGATGACAAGCTTTCAATATGACGGTGTGGAATTCATCCACCGGGGCTTCATTCCGAATTTCTGGCGGGCGCCGACGGACAACGATTTCGGTAGCAACCTCCATGTCCGAAGCCGCGTGTGGCGCAAGGCCGGAGAGAACCGCCGCATCCGGGACACGATTGTCGAACTCCTGTCGCCGGATGCGGCGCGGGCGGCCATAACCTACGATCTCATCGATGAAACCGGCGAGTCCGTCGCTCTGATGACAACCGTATACACGATATTCGGATCAGGCGACATCCGGGTGGACAACCGGTTTCGAATGACCCGCGACGGTCTTCCGGAAATCGTCCGTTTCGGCATGAACCTCGTCATGCCCCGATCGTTCGACCGCATGGCCTGGCTGGGACGCGGTCCGCACGAGAATTACGAAGACCGCAAAACGGGCGCTTTCGTCGGGCTCTATTCCGGACGTGTGGCCGATCAATATTGGCCCTATATCCGCCCTCAGGAAAACGGCAACAAGACGGATGTCCGCTGGGTCGCCGTCACCGATGCCGAGGGATGGGGACTGCTTTTCAAGGGTCACCCTCTACTTTCCGTGAGCGCCCACCACAACATCATGGAGGACTTCGAATCGCCCGAGAGGACGGACGGCCAACACGCCGACCGTTCGAAAGTCGTCAACCGCCATACGACCGACGTCAAACCCCGCAACCTGACATCCGTGAACATCGATTTCAAGCAGATGGGCGTCGGCGGCGACAACAGTTGGGGCGCCTGGACCCACCCGCAATACCGCCTGACGGAAAAGGCCTATGACTATTCCTTCCTGATCCGGCCGCTCAAGCCGGGAGATGATCCTTCGCGCACGGCCCGGATCCCGAACCCCGACTTCTAAACTCGAAGCCGGCGCACCCCCACCCCTCGATTTAGTCCGGGCTCTTGAATGTCACGCGGATTGCAACAACTTCGGACCGGCTGCCGGTTCGCACCGGCGGACCCCAGGTTCCCGCACCGCTCGAGATGTAAAACTGGGTCTTCCCTCTCCTGTGATATCCCCAGGATTGTTCGTAGATTCTTCTGTTGAGAAGGCTCAGGGGAAAAAGCTGCCCGGCGTGCGTATGACCGGAAAGCTGAAGATCGATTCCGGCCTCTTCCGCCTCTTCCAGGCGGAGCGGCTGATGGTCGAGAAGAATGAGCGGGAGATCCGTTGATATCCCGGACGTCTCCAGGATCTCGCCGATCGGAAGACGTTTGTCCCCCATGCGGACGGCCGTGGGGTCCTTGCGTCCGATCACGGCAAAAGCCCCCCCCACGATAACCGCCTCGTCCTGAAGCACGATCACTCCCGCCCGGCCCAGATAATCCAGGCTTTTCTCCAAACCGCTGTAGTATTCGTGGTTTCCGAGAACCGCATAGATCCCGAGCGGCGCCCGAACGGCCCGCAGGATATCGATCATCCGCTCTTCCTGATCCTCGGGAACGCTTTCATCGACGATGTCGCCCGGAAGAACCAAAATGTCGGGATTCAGGCCGTTGATGATTTCGACAAGCCGGGACAGCCGACCGCAGCGGTTGATCAGCCCGAGATGGATATCGGAAGCCAGAACGATATTCAGAGATTCCACTCCTGGTGCCGTCTTGTCGACGGTGATATCCAGGGTCCGAGCCGCCGGTCGGGCGGCGTTCACCGCGCCGCCGGCCACGATGAGAATGGCCGCTCCCAGGACAAAAAACCCGGCGATTTCACCGGCCTTGCCCGGATGACGAACGATCGCGGCCGGAAACCAGCGGAAGAGGGCATGGCCGAGCCTCAGAAGATCGATCCCCAGGGTGAAAAAAAAGAGATAGAGCATCAGGGCTATATAAAGCGAACCTATAAGCAGAAAAGGCAGAGCCGCACCGTGGCGACCCGATCCCTCAAAAATCCTTCCCAACGGATAAGCCAGGATGAGAACTCCGGCCGTTGCCATCAGAACGCCTCGCAGAGCCGGTCTTTCGGAAAACGCCTGCCAGCCCCGGCGGAGAAGATAGGCGTTGACCGATCCATAGACAAGCAGAACGGTGAGAAGGAACATCAGCATTTCCGAGCGCCTCATCGCGAAGCCGGCCCTCTACCCTTCCACTCTATTGAACCAGGCGATCTCCTCCATGGGCTTTCGTTTTGTATCCTTGGGAGGACGGCTGGCTGCATAACCCAGGGGCATCATGGCCACAGGCTTGTATTTTTTCGGAATGTCCAGGA
Protein-coding regions in this window:
- a CDS encoding sulfatase-like hydrolase/transferase; this translates as MKSGNGRDVSRREGRNVLLVTLDTTRADRLGCYGYGGAETPNIDRLASGGVLFRNAYAPTPLTLPSHASIMTGLNPFRHGVHNNGTYVLTPDQTTLAEILKAKGYTTAAFTASFSVDSRFGLDQGFDVYDDDLEGGALFKQVHAERRAEEVFQVFSTWLDNQAAEPFFAWIHFFDPHLPYDPPPEYREKFPGRPYDGEIAYMDKFVGEAIDRLQAGNRLQNTLVVVAGDHGEAFGEKVEQGHGIFLYEMVVRVPLIFHSFDSLPEGKFVEAPAGLIDIMPTVLDLLKIETPGELCGQSLVPVINGKKVKPADLYLETFYPRENWGWSELVGLVSGGWKYIQAPRPELYDLNSDPDEERNLLDAQGPRARELKARLEKMLAASTGAGTGKRTMSPAEQERLRSLGYVQFSGGPADSYPDPKDRLQDLKRFQQATILEAEGRYEEAERIYRELIGESPDVADNYINLALAQGHQKKYGDAAETLRQGLAAVPDSEILLVRLGHTYLVMQKLPDALEAMQKALALNASNFDALVVSALAHESRGEIVDALGFLQKALDIEPGNESLRLSYARNLGRSGRTDEAIRAFTALARDYPEDGTYFYNLGVAYGIKKDFGRAIENLETALRLSPSPRIHLSLAAAYLAAGLEDKAVRALEAFLADPGDEDPATIRGVREELARLKTG
- a CDS encoding glycoside hydrolase family 2 TIM barrel-domain containing protein, with amino-acid sequence MILISSSCSRMSDYTGVPFEKTDTPAWQTQTIVEINREPARAHFIPYATDDQAREDAKWTSPFLLSLNGLWKFYLADKPADRPYWFFKDDFDTRGWDDIPVPANWELHGYSYPIYLNIRYPHEVTPPRIQDHDNPVGSYKRTFRIPKTWRGKEIYLHFGAAGSALNVWVNERYVGYSEDSKTPAEFRITDALRKGKNTIAVEVFRWSSGSYLEDQDFWRMSGITRDIFLQARAPQHIRDFRVISGLDPDYRNGLFDLDIELANPGGQPASLHVEARLERHGRTVESFSRAVDIKSGPARVSFAATLPGVALWSAETPELYDLFITLLSGEGEILEILKQDVGFRTVEIRDGHLLINGRYVYLKGVNLHEHHDVTGHVVDEDTMIRDIRLMKTHNLNAVRTAHYPQPELWYKLCNTYGLYLVDEANIESHGMGYGEKSPAKDPSWKDAHLFRIRNMYERDKNQPSVIIWSMGNEAGNGVNFHAAYDYLKGVDPTRPVQYERALLEPNTDIYCPMYARIEALEKYALTSPSRPLILCEYAHAMGNSVGNLQDYWDVIEKYDALQGGFIWDWVDQGLLSETPEGEKFWAYGGDFGPEDVPSDGNFCINGIVNPDRGIKPALHKVKKVYQHIAFLPENPSAGHFAIRNKYAFIDLSDFQFEWELTGDGRTISAGMLSDVSAPPGGSVSVDVPYPDFEPEPGTEYFLNLRARLKETRGLIEAGWIAAEDQFELPFLFRVPAAATPSMPPISLHRTEDLFAVTGEDFAVFFYTDAAMMTSFQYDGVEFIHRGFIPNFWRAPTDNDFGSNLHVRSRVWRKAGENRRIRDTIVELLSPDAARAAITYDLIDETGESVALMTTVYTIFGSGDIRVDNRFRMTRDGLPEIVRFGMNLVMPRSFDRMAWLGRGPHENYEDRKTGAFVGLYSGRVADQYWPYIRPQENGNKTDVRWVAVTDAEGWGLLFKGHPLLSVSAHHNIMEDFESPERTDGQHADRSKVVNRHTTDVKPRNLTSVNIDFKQMGVGGDNSWGAWTHPQYRLTEKAYDYSFLIRPLKPGDDPSRTARIPNPDF
- a CDS encoding metallophosphoesterase → MLMFLLTVLLVYGSVNAYLLRRGWQAFSERPALRGVLMATAGVLILAYPLGRIFEGSGRHGAALPFLLIGSLYIALMLYLFFFTLGIDLLRLGHALFRWFPAAIVRHPGKAGEIAGFFVLGAAILIVAGGAVNAARPAARTLDITVDKTAPGVESLNIVLASDIHLGLINRCGRLSRLVEIINGLNPDILVLPGDIVDESVPEDQEERMIDILRAVRAPLGIYAVLGNHEYYSGLEKSLDYLGRAGVIVLQDEAVIVGGAFAVIGRKDPTAVRMGDKRLPIGEILETSGISTDLPLILLDHQPLRLEEAEEAGIDLQLSGHTHAGQLFPLSLLNRRIYEQSWGYHRRGKTQFYISSGAGTWGPPVRTGSRSEVVAIRVTFKSPD